In Calliopsis andreniformis isolate RMS-2024a chromosome 6, iyCalAndr_principal, whole genome shotgun sequence, a single genomic region encodes these proteins:
- the LOC143181089 gene encoding jmjC domain-containing histone demethylation protein 1: MSAMADDSTSLPKRRQLRERTRKLYTDDWTIGDEEIEGRRTFQLDEKIECERYNLTNFSGLFREMNGSELNLAFLQKHGLSIPLLFRDKTGLGLRVPSSNFTVNDVRTCVGSKRVLDVMDVNTQKNEDMTMKEWQKYYEDPNKERLLNVISLEFSHTKLENYVQSPSLVRQVDWVDVVWPRHLKEQQVESTNLLEDMMYPKVQKYCLMSVKGCYTDFHVDFGGTSVWYHILRGGKIFWLIPPTEKNLALYQEWVLSGKQSDVFFGDMVDRCGRISLTAGMTLFIPTGWIHAVYTPQDSLVFGGNFLHSFGIEKQLKVAQVEEHTKVPQKFRYPFFTEMLWYVLERYVHVLLGRSHLDITESQRQHLVPQHHQHVHLTPFELHGLKAIVMYLHSLPSTKKNVPELIRDPVALIHDVRCLVEQHRHDSPEAAVTGNPVLPPPPALTIAERERLRVTKKSFAKIQRHHSQEKSERAFPRRRRTRCKKCEACTRTDCGECMYCQDMVKFGGSGRAKQTCLMRQCLRPMLPVTAACKVCSLDGWGQPPAPLMGKPVPAAASSLVECSICFDIVHPECIGLDPQTITVSDDLPNSWECPQCCESGRNLDCRPRQPKARVRKLSVSSAASSAPTTDSERATTPSKRSRPDPSDAWNDREPAEGEQRTALRTQLAVQLTGSSSKSLKRPHVVVRPVPLPPVQRPGPDFNGQSLAYDKTALLAIFRFLNAKDLANCALVCRTWARYSIDPSLWRKLDMSHSHLTALHLTGIIRRQPENLSLDWTNVTKRQLAWLLSRLPQLRTLSVQGCTWAGVCALRSCTCPPLVTLDLSHVSGLNDSSLREVLSPPTDSRPGLIDKTSRLKHLKNLSLAGCDITDVALRYIAQHLPYLETLDLSSCGRVTDAGVAQLATPPAQAVTNLASLNLANCRLLTETTLDHLARCKVLKRLDLRHTTQVSTQSVIKFAAKSIHNLHVTDVKLVEEKKFKMDVKGEKVM, encoded by the exons atgTCCGCAATGGCCGATGACTCTACTTCTCTGCCTAAAAGGCGTCAATTG CGAGAGAGAACGAGAAAGTTGTATACAGATGACTGGACCATAGGCGATGAGGAAATCGAGGGTCGCAGAACTTTCCAACTTGATGAAAAGATTGAATGCGAAAGATATAATCTTACTAATTTCAGCGGTTTATTCCGTGAAATGAACGGTTCTGAGTTAAATTTGGCATTCCTGCAGAAACATGGTCTCAGCATACCATTGCTATTCAGGGATAAAACTGGACTGGGATTACGGGTTCCCAGTTCAAATTTTACTGTCAATGATGTGAGAACATGTGTTG GTTCCAAACGAGTATTAGATGTTATGGATGTCAACACACAAAAAAATGAAGATATGACAATGAAAGAATGGCAAAAGTATTACGAAGATCCTAATAAAGAACGTTTATTAAATGTGATTTCTTTAGAATTTAGCCATACTAAACTAGAAAATTATGTACAATCACCTTCCTTGGTACGGCAGGTTGATTGGGTAGACGTTGTATGGCCAAGGCATCTAAAGGAACAACAAGTAGAATCTACCAACCTTTTGGAAGATATGATGTATCCAAAAGTACAAAAGtattgtttgatgtctgtgaaggGTTGTTATACAGACTTTCATGTGGACTTTGGTGGAACCAGTGTTTGGTATCATATTTTACGGGGTGGTAAAATATTTTGGCTCATTCCTCCTACTGAAAAAAATTTAGCACTCTATCAAGAATGGGTATTAAGTGGCAAACAGTCTGATGTATTCTTTGGAGATATGGTAGACAGGTGTGGTAGGATAAGTTTAACAGCTGGTATGACATTGTTTATCCCAACTGGATGGATTCATGCTGTTTATACACCTCAAGATTCATTAGTTTTTGGTGGAAATTTTTTACATAGTTTCGGTATTGAAAAACAATTGAAAGTTGCACAAGTCGAAGAACATACAAAAGTTCCACAAAAATTTAGATATCCATTTTTCACTGAAATGTTATG GTATGTTTTGGAAAGGTATGTACATGTTCTCTTAGGCAGAAGTCATTTGGATATTACTGAATCTCAACGTCAACATTTAGTGCCGCAGCACCATCAACACGTACACTTAACGCCGTTTGAATTGCATGGTTTAAAAGCAATAGTTATGTATTTACATTCGTTACCTTCCACTAAGAAGAATGTGCCTGAGCTAATCCGAGATCCTGTTGCCTTAATTCACGATGTCCGATGTCTAGTAGAGCAACACAGACACGATAGTCCGGAGGCGGCTGTAACAGGAAATCCTGTTTTACCTCCTCCACCTGCATTAACGATTGCAGAAAGG GAACGCTTGAGGGTTACTAAAAAAAGTTTTGCAAAGATTCAGAGGCATCATTCTCAAGAAAAATCTGAAAGAGCTTTCCCACGACGAAGACGTACTAGGTGTAAAAAGTGTGAAGCATGTACAAGAACTGATTGTGGAGAATGTATGTACTGTCAAGACATGGTGAAATTCGGTGGAAGTGGTCGTGCCAAACAAACGTGTTTAATGAGACAGTGTTTGAGGCCTATGCTCCCAGTTACAGCAGCTTGTAAAGTGTGTTCGTTAGATGGCTGGGGACAGCCTCCTGCGCCTTTAATGG GTAAACCCGTACCAGCCGCTGCATCAAGCTTAGTAGAATGTTCTATTTGCTTCGATATTGTTCATCCCGAATGTATAGGATTGGATCCTCAAACTATAACCGTTAGCGACGATTTACCGAACAGTTGGGAATGCCCTCAATGTTGCGAGAGCGGTCGAAATCTAGACTGCAGGCCACGTCAACCTAAGGCTCGTGTTCGAAAACTTTCTGTATCTAGCGCAGCCTCGTCAGCACCCACGACAGATTCTGAACGTGCTACCACGCCAAGTAAACGTTCAAGACCCGATCCCAGCGAT GCATGGAATGACAGAGAACCGGCTGAGGGTGAACAGCGAACAGCTTTACGTACTCAATTAGCTGTACAGTTAACTGGTTCAAGTAGTAAGTCATTGAAGAGGCCCCATGTGGTAGTTAGGCCTGTTCCACTTCCGCCTGTTCAAAGACCAGGGCCCGATTTTAATGGACAATCTTTAGCGTATGACAAGACAGCATTACTTGCtatttttagatttttaaatGCAAAGGACCTGGCGAATTGTGCCTTGGTTTGCCGTACATGGGCCAGATATAGTATAGATCCTAGTTTGTGGAGAAAATTGGACATGTCTCATTCACATCTAACAGCTTTACATTTGACTGGTATTATACGCCGCCAACCGGAAAATCTGTCCCTTGACTGGACAAATGTTACTAAGAGACAATTAGCCTGGCTATTAAGTAGGTTGCCGCAACTCAGAACGTTGTCTGTGCAAGGTTGTACGTGGGCTGGAGTCTGTGCGTTACGAAGTTGTACTTGTCCACCTCTTGTTACCTTAGACCTCAGTCATGTATCTGGACTGAATGACTCGAGCTTGAGGGAAGTCCTCAGTCCACCTACAGATTCGAGACCTGGTTTAATAGATAAGACATCGAGATTAAAACACCTTAAAAATTTGTCTTTGGCTGGATGTGATATCACTGATGTAGCTTTGAGGTACATAGCGCAGCACTTACCCTATCTCGAGACATTAGATCTCTCTTCATGCGGCAGGGTTACTGATGCTGGCGTAGCTCAATTAGCAACTCCGCCAGCCCAAGCAGTAACAAATCTAGCGTCATTAAATTTGGCGAATTGTAGACTACTCACGGAGACAACACTAGATCATTTAGCAAGATGTAAAGTGCTTAAACGTTTGGATCTCAGACACACGACTCAAGTTTCAACACAGTCTGTAATTAAGTTTGCTGCGAAAAGTATTCATAATTTGCATGTCACAGACGTGAAATTAGTCGAAGAAAAAAAGTTTAAAATGGACGTTAAAGGTGAAAAAGTAATGTAG
- the Slh gene encoding sec1 family domain containing Slh, with product MMSLRDRQINALKQMLNLNQPEQKLEEAVPVWKVLIYDRLGQDIISPLISVKELRELGITLHMQLHSDRDSIPEVPAIYFCAPTDENLGRIGQDLQNGLYDIYHLNFISPISRQKMEDLAAAALLGGVVSNIHKVFDQYLNFISLEDDLFILRHQNSDIISYHAINRGEVKDTEMESVMEIIVDCLFSVFVTLGTVPIIRCPRGNAAEMVAKMIDKKLRENVWDTRNNLFESETTGHYSFQRPLLIILDRNIDMATPLHHTWTYQALAHDVLEMALNRLVVEENVGRSPAGGTRSKTRAYELDNRDRFWCQHKGSPFPRVAEAIQEELEQYRTFEEDVKKLKSSMGIDNDSEVAVSMVSNNTARLTNAVNSLPQLLEMKRLIDMHTSIATGILNSIKSRRLDTFFELEEKIMSKQTLDRSVFETISDPDCGTPEDKLRLAIIYYICTNMSDTDYNRLEAALLAAECDLNPLLYIKRLRSYTRIAEIQNNYEGGGTKTVSMFSKLMNQGSSFVMEGVKNLVVKKHNLPVTKVVDELMESRQSSQTDDYCYLDPKQLKHTEQMPKNRPTFQDVIVFIVGGGNYIEYQNLVDYVKQKSGAGVNKRITYGSTTFINAKQLLKQLSLLGQEVHS from the coding sequence ATGATGAGCTTACGTGACAGGCAAATAAATGCCTTAAAACAGATGTTAAATTTAAATCAGCCTGAACAAAAATTAGAAGAAGCAGTACCAGTATGGAAGGTTTTAATTTATGATCGACTTGGGCAAGATATCATCTCACCTTTAATATCTGTAAAGGAACTTAGAGAACTTGGTATCACACTCCATATGCAGTTGCATTCCGATAGGGATTCTATTCCTGAAGTACCAGCTATTTACTTCTGTGCACCGACAGATGAAAATCTTGGCAGGATTGGCCAGGATTTACAAAATGGTTTATACGACATATATCACTTAAATTTTATATCACCAATATCTCGGCAGAAAATGGAAGACTTAGCTGCTGCCGCATTATTAGGAGGTGTTGTGTCAAATATTCACAAAGTATTTGACCAGTATTTAAACTTTATATCATTGGAAGATGATCTCTTCATTCTTAGGCATCAAAATAGTGATATTATATCATATCATGCAATTAATCGGGGAGAAGTGAAAGATACTGAAATGGAGTCTGTTATGGAAATTATAGTGGACTGTCTGTTCTCTGTGTTTGTGACACTGGGAACTGTTCCAATTATAAGATGCCCAAGGGGAAATGCTGCAGAAATGGTTGCTAAAATGATAGATAAAAAGTTAAGGGAAAATGTATGGGACACAAGAAATAATTTGTTTGAAAGTGAAACAACTGGTCACTATAGTTTTCAAAGACCGCTTCTCATAATATTAGATCGTAATATAGATATGGCCACACCATTGCATCACACATGGACTTATCAAGCATTGGCACATGATGTATTAGAAATGGCATTAAACAGGCTTGTTGTCGAAGAAAATGTGGGAAGGTCTCCTGCAGGAGGAACTCGGTCAAAAACTAGAGCCTATGAATTAGACAATAGAGATAGATTTTGGTGTCAACATAAAGGCAGTCCATTCCCAAGAGTAGCTGAAGCTATACAGGAAGAATTGGAGCAATACCGTACTTTTGAAGAGGATGTTAAGAAACTGAAGTCCTCAATGGGTATTGATAATGATAGCGAAGTTGCAGTATCAATGGTCTCTAATAATACGGCTCGTTTAACAAATGCTGTAAATTCTTTACCGCAACTACTGGAAATGAAACGATTGATAGATATGCATACATCAATTGCAACAGGTATTCTGAATTCTATAAAGTCTAGAAGGCTTGATACATTCTTTGAATTAGAGGAGAAGATTATGAGCAAGCAAACACTAGATAGAAGTGTATTTGAAACAATAAGCGATCCAGACTGTGGTACTCCTGAAGACAAGTTAAGGCTTGCTATTATATATTACATATGTACAAATATGTCAGATACTGACTATAACAGGCTTGAAGCAGCATTGTTAGCAGCTGAATGTGACTTAAATCCTTTACTTTACATAAAGCGACTAAGAAGTTATACTAGAATAGCAGAAATCCAAAATAACTATGAAGGTGGTGGAACTAAAACAGTTAGCATGTTCTCAAAACTTATGAATCAGGGATCATCTTTTGTAATGGAAGGTGTGAAGAATTTAGTTGTTAAAAAGCATAATTTACCGGTTACAAAGGTAGTAGACGAGTTAATGGAATCTAGACAATCATCTCAAACAGATGATTACTGTTATTTGGATCCCAAGCAGTTAAAACATACGGAACAAATGCCAAAGAATCGACCGACATTCCAAGACGTAATCGTTTTTATTGTTGGTGGTGGAAATTACATAGAATACCAAAATCTCGTCGATTATGTGAAACAGAAAAGCGGTGCTGGAGTTAATAAACGAATTACATATGGATCAACGACATTTATTAATGCAAAGCAATTGCTTAAGCAACTTTCACTTCTGGGACAAGAAGTTCATTCGTAG
- the LOC143180904 gene encoding coiled-coil domain-containing protein 42 homolog, whose amino-acid sequence MTTIEEGTKNFIRRAVVPTDPQKAVTEYFLSKQEDRKIKKHPEWDKPRVFPASELVRAHFDLAHVEEKLHAKWDEQKRKRRLMDEQWKKMRRQELILRESFIGFNRFVKDNQEKRERAEVRIKEELERQAKRQAEINEFNKKLTFLTNVRESMKKHVGEYKKYQNYLERVVAETGEFQSIAEVFNRYETLMEARKILAVHQDQHLQMLEETGTEIYHMTEAKSQKFLGLNNKLAQLQARREKAQAQALRWETIVSRIKVTVAEKALEHTQVKICCWNLYQQICRRKHMPISLAKDDFEQQLEQIKRTILELKRIIKVARKRAGRG is encoded by the exons atgacTACTATAGAAGAAGGAACGAAGAACTTCATACGACGTGCTGTGGTTCCAACAGATCCGCAAAAAGCTGTCACAGAGTATTTTCTGTCCAAGCAAGAGGATCGTAAAATTAA GAAACATCCTGAATGGGATAAACCAAGAGTTTTCCCAGCATCGGAATTAGTCAGAGCACATTTTGACTTAGCACACGTCGAAGAAAAACTACACGCAAAATGGGACGAACAGAAGCGAAAACGAAGACTCATGGACGAGCAGTGGAAGAAAATGAGGCGTCAGGAATTAATATTACGAGAATCGTTTATAGGGTTTAACAGATTCGTTAAGGATAATCAAGAAAAACGTGAACGCGCAGAAGTTCGGATTAAAGAAGAGCTGGAACGTCAAGCAAAACGGCAGGCAGAA ATCAATGAGTTCAATAAGAAGCTAACTTTCTTGACGAATGTTCGAGAAAGTATGAAGAAACATGTGGGAGAGTATAAAAAGTACCAGAATTATTTGGAAAGAGTGGTCGCCGAAACAGGAGAGTTCCAATCGATCGCTGAAGTTTTTAATCGTTACGAAACTCTAATGGAAGCCAGGAAGATCTTGGCCGTACATCAAGATCAACACTTACAAATGCTAGAAGAAACAGGAACAGAAATA TATCATATGACAGAGGCGAAGTCTCAGAAATTTTTGGGGTTGAACAATAAGTTAGCTCAACTACAGGCCAGACGCGAGAAAGCACAAGCGCAAGCTTTAAGGTGGGAGACGATTGTCTCTAGAATTAAAGTGACTGTTGCGGAGAAAGCTTTGGAGCACACGCAAGTGAAAATATGTTGCTGGAATTTGTACCAACAGATCTGTAGGAGAAAACATATGCCTATTAGTTTGGCTAAAGACGATTTTGAGCAACAATTGGAACAAATTAAGCGAACTATCCTTGAGCTAAAACGAATCATCAAAGTTGCGAGGAAACGGGCAGGGAGGGGATAA
- the LOC143180104 gene encoding coiled-coil domain-containing protein 63, with the protein MTSKQQAPDELELEAMAQAELSRLKRQYRIMENDRVACAEDARLQLRNQKNMIDRLEYEKSELILRIKTATSKNFIRKDEEMEDKLKCLLTLKTKYDEMINSEKREITELDEQILKLSKEVTSLKMKVRSDAQLKELADRQNKAVAMLENRLEVATKRFNHMIAENAKLRQEIDMMLVERTQFTTLWNKLIGQLNTGKQIINDLIEQATIAFNQRDEELNKIEALRERGMRDLTTHVSEMCELQRTLDNEMKLQEFLGVKGQHREMADLNAKRAAEKKAKAEEKQNKIASYKKILHLIKEFTGEEEIDKLTAHFIKQEEENFALFSYVNELNDELESLQSRMVQLTAAIEEARALTEHRGQQQAETLEKLKQELEQQTTLADAAEESLAQCEDVLEKLLKGIDSLFKAIRCDNSPILELLGDNEQITQGNVMLHLGIIEKRITEMFHKVYWMDRATKSQQLRLDEAKRPIMRVPPIEYIAPTQPCALCVEKEELQIVSEGLEQPLSRNEATMKLKERLQEDYSDLLHNISGCHLPAARKVIQKRYQ; encoded by the exons ATGACGAGCAAACAGCAAGCGCCAGATGAGCTGGAGCTCGAGGCGATGGCGCAAGCCGAACTCTCGAGATTGAAGAGGCAGTACAGGATAATGGAGAATGATCGAGTGGCTTGCGCGGAGGATGCGAGATTGCAGCTCCGCAATCAGAAGAACATGATCGACCGTTTAGAGTACGAGAAATCGGAACTTATCCTTCGTATTAAAACAGCAACTTCGAAGAATTTCATTCGGAAAGATGAGGAGATGGAGGACAAGCTGAAGTGTCTCTTAACGCTCAAAACGAAGTACGATGAAATGATAAATTCGGAGAAGCGAGAAATAACAGAGCTTGATGAACAGATTCTTAAG CTGTCGAAAGAAGTGACGAGCTTGAAGATGAAAGTTCGATCAGATGCGCAGCTTAAGGAACTGGCTGATCGTCAGAATAAAGCGGTTGCGATGCTGGAGAATCGACTTGAAGTGGCAACGAAAAGATTCAATCATATGATCGCTGAAAACGCGAAGCTTCGACAGGAAATCGATATGATGCTTGTAGAGAGAACACAGTTTACAACACTTTGGAACAAACTGATCGGGCAGCTGAACACTGGGAAACAAATTATTAATGACTTGATAGAACAGGCTACCATTGCGTTTAATCAAAGAGACGAAGAGTTGAATAAGATCGAAGCTCTTCGTGAAAG GGGAATGAGAGACCTCACAACTCACGTTTCCGAGATGTGCGAGCTACAACGAACCTTGGACAATGAGATGAAGCTTCAGGAATTCCTCGGGGTTAAAGGACAGCATCGAGAGATGGCTGATTTGAATGCAAAGCGTGCAGCTGAGAAGAAAGCGAAGGCGGAAGAGAAGCAAAATAAAATTGCGTCTTATAAGAAAATTCTACACTTGATTAAGGAATTTACTG GTGAGGAAGAAATTGATAAGCTGACTGCACACTTCATCAAGCAAGAAGAAGAGAACTTCGCTCTATTCAGTTACGTGAACGAATTAAACGATGAACTGGAGAGCTTACAGTCGAGGATGGTTCAGCTGACAGCTGCCATAGAGGAGGCACGTGCTCTGACCGAGCATCGTGGTCAACAACAAGCCGAGACATTGGAGAAGCTCAAGCAAGAACTTGAACAGCAGACGACACTGGCCGATGCGGCGGAGGAATCTCTGGCACAG TGCGAGGACGTTCTAGAAAAGCTATTGAAAGGAATAGATTCTCTTTTCAAAGCAATACGCTGTGACAATTCGCCGATCTTGGAGTTACTGGGCGATAATGAACAAATTACGCAAGGCAACGTCATGCTGCATCTAGGAATCATCGAAAAACGTATCACAGAAATGTTCCACAAGGTGTATTGGATGGACAGGGCCACCAAGTCGCAACAGCTGCGACTCGATGAAGCAAAGAGACCTATAATGAGAGTACCCCCCATTGAATATATAGCCCCTACCCAGCCTTGTGCCCT ATGCGTTGAAAAAGAAGAATTACAAATTGTATCCGAAGGATTGGAACAACCGCTATCACGCAATGAAGCCACAATGAAGTTAAAAGAAAGACTCCAAGAAGATTATTCAGATCTCCTACATAATATATCTGGCTGCCATTTACCAGCAGCTAGGAAAGTCATTCAAAAGAGATATCAATAA